One Candidatus Woesearchaeota archaeon genomic region harbors:
- a CDS encoding cation transporter, whose product MIFAERMKKHLNGHIHFGHHFQDKLKSDPKKEHTKKRLLFSLVITAIVMILEGIGGVFTNSLALLSDAGHMFTHVMALGISYIAIFLGQRPSDKQRTFGYMRFEILAALFNGVFVLIVSSYIFYEAFQRLVNPQVIAIVPMLVIAVLGLVVNMITTFVLYKSTDDLNVRSAFVHMLSDLFSSAGVIVAAIVIWWTGWYQLDAVVSILIAGVIVLWGVNLVRESSNILLESTPQHIDIDTLRKDLIRRVPDVHDVHDTHVWELTSKKYCLAAHLVVDDCSLSTSNKIIHNVNRILRRKYGIAHTTLQLECVSHFLKK is encoded by the coding sequence ATGATTTTTGCAGAGCGTATGAAAAAACACCTCAACGGACATATCCATTTTGGTCATCACTTCCAGGATAAACTAAAAAGTGACCCAAAGAAGGAGCATACCAAGAAACGATTATTGTTTTCCTTAGTTATTACTGCGATAGTCATGATTTTGGAAGGTATTGGTGGTGTTTTCACGAACAGCCTTGCCTTGTTGAGCGATGCGGGACATATGTTTACCCATGTGATGGCATTAGGCATTAGTTATATTGCTATTTTTCTTGGTCAGAGGCCATCTGACAAGCAACGAACATTTGGTTATATGCGTTTTGAGATCCTTGCAGCCTTGTTTAATGGTGTTTTCGTCTTAATCGTAAGCTCTTATATCTTCTATGAAGCATTCCAACGTCTTGTTAATCCCCAAGTAATTGCCATAGTACCTATGCTTGTCATTGCTGTATTAGGATTAGTGGTTAATATGATAACAACCTTTGTGCTCTATAAAAGTACCGATGATCTCAATGTTCGCAGCGCTTTTGTCCATATGCTTAGTGATCTTTTCTCTTCTGCCGGTGTTATTGTAGCAGCTATTGTTATTTGGTGGACTGGATGGTACCAATTAGATGCCGTGGTAAGTATTCTCATCGCAGGTGTTATTGTTCTCTGGGGAGTTAATCTGGTACGTGAATCTTCCAATATCCTTTTGGAATCGACGCCACAACACATTGATATTGATACCTTACGGAAGGATTTGATACGACGAGTTCCTGACGTGCATGATGTTCACGACACTCATGTGTGGGAATTAACGTCTAAGAAGTATTGCCTTGCAGCTCATCTGGTTGTTGATGACTGTTCTCTGAGCACGAGCAATAAAATCATTCATAATGTTAACCGTATTCTTCGTAGAAAGTATGGCATTGCCCACACCACCTTACAG
- the pdxT gene encoding pyridoxal 5'-phosphate synthase glutaminase subunit PdxT — translation MVTVGILALQGAFIEHEKVLVSLGVRATEVRTCDDLRAIDALILPGGESTVMSKLMRQNRLDTAIIDLSRKGMPLYGVCAGAILLAKQAEENTVKSLGLMDITVKRNAYGSQIDSFEADVSCKELGNIHGIFIRAPIITDIGKEVEVLGKYDNQIVLAKQKNILVSTFHPELSSTTKVHELFLRLLSHP, via the coding sequence ATGGTAACCGTTGGTATTCTCGCGCTTCAGGGAGCATTTATCGAGCATGAAAAAGTGCTGGTATCATTAGGAGTACGCGCAACAGAAGTAAGGACGTGTGATGATCTTCGGGCCATTGATGCTCTTATTCTTCCTGGAGGGGAAAGTACGGTAATGAGTAAACTCATGAGGCAAAACCGGCTTGATACTGCCATCATTGATCTTTCTCGTAAGGGAATGCCACTCTACGGTGTGTGTGCCGGAGCAATTCTTCTGGCAAAACAAGCTGAAGAGAATACGGTTAAATCCTTGGGATTAATGGATATAACGGTTAAAAGAAATGCCTATGGGAGTCAGATCGATAGCTTTGAGGCAGACGTTTCGTGTAAAGAACTTGGTAATATTCATGGTATTTTCATCAGGGCTCCAATTATTACGGACATTGGAAAAGAGGTTGAGGTTCTGGGAAAATATGATAACCAGATTGTGCTGGCAAAACAGAAAAATATTCTCGTCTCTACCTTTCACCCTGAGTTAAGTAGCACAACAAAAGTCCATGAATTGTTTTTGCGGTTGCTCTCACACCCTTAG
- a CDS encoding DUF1761 domain-containing protein: protein MVEAVSINYLAVIVAAVASMALGAFWYSPMGFGKMWMKLSGITPQATKNMKESAKKSYALGFLCALITSYVLAHFVKYTESTTVVDGMLTGFWIWFGFVATVTLGVVLWEGKSFRLYLLNNGYNLLSLLLMGMILTLWV, encoded by the coding sequence ATGGTAGAAGCAGTAAGTATTAATTACCTTGCGGTTATTGTCGCAGCAGTGGCAAGTATGGCACTTGGTGCCTTTTGGTACAGCCCAATGGGATTTGGTAAGATGTGGATGAAATTAAGTGGAATTACTCCACAAGCCACAAAAAATATGAAAGAGAGCGCCAAAAAATCCTACGCTCTTGGATTTTTATGTGCCCTGATTACCAGTTATGTCTTGGCACATTTTGTCAAGTATACTGAATCAACTACGGTTGTTGATGGTATGCTTACTGGCTTTTGGATTTGGTTTGGTTTTGTGGCAACCGTTACTTTGGGAGTAGTCCTTTGGGAAGGAAAATCATTTCGCTTATACCTTCTCAACAATGGCTATAACCTGCTTTCATTACTGTTGATGGGAATGATCCTCACGTTATGGGTATGA
- the pdxS gene encoding pyridoxal 5'-phosphate synthase lyase subunit PdxS: MNTKPQQGTKTLNEGLAQMLKGGVIMDVVTAEHAKIAEDAGACAVMALERVPADIRAAGGVARMSDPKLIKEIKASVSIPVMAKVRIGHFVEAQILEVLAVDFIDESEVLTPADEEAHIDKRKFKIPFVCGARNLGEALRRIHEGAAMIRTKGEAGTGNVVEAVRHMKRITAEIKELQRMAPKQLAQKADDYRVPLELIKKVVELGRLPVVNFSAGGIATPADAALMMQLGCDGNFVGSGIFKSQNPAKMAKAIVLATTHYNNPKILAEISEGLGQAMRGDEIPTLTVKMAERGV; the protein is encoded by the coding sequence ATGAATACAAAACCTCAGCAAGGAACAAAGACCCTCAACGAAGGATTGGCACAGATGCTGAAAGGCGGTGTCATCATGGATGTGGTTACTGCTGAACATGCCAAGATTGCTGAGGACGCAGGAGCTTGTGCAGTCATGGCATTAGAACGAGTTCCTGCTGATATCCGAGCAGCAGGAGGAGTTGCCAGAATGAGCGATCCGAAGCTCATTAAAGAGATCAAAGCCTCGGTAAGCATTCCGGTCATGGCAAAAGTACGCATTGGTCATTTTGTTGAAGCACAGATCTTGGAGGTATTGGCAGTTGATTTTATTGATGAATCTGAAGTACTTACCCCCGCAGATGAAGAAGCTCATATTGATAAGAGAAAATTCAAGATTCCCTTTGTGTGTGGTGCCCGTAATTTAGGCGAAGCTCTTCGACGGATACATGAGGGAGCTGCCATGATTCGGACAAAAGGAGAGGCCGGTACAGGAAATGTTGTTGAGGCAGTCCGCCATATGAAACGCATTACTGCAGAGATTAAGGAACTACAACGCATGGCTCCCAAGCAGCTTGCGCAAAAAGCAGACGACTACCGTGTACCTCTCGAGCTCATCAAAAAAGTCGTGGAACTTGGCAGACTTCCCGTAGTAAACTTCTCAGCAGGTGGTATTGCGACACCGGCAGATGCAGCCTTAATGATGCAGCTTGGTTGTGATGGAAATTTTGTTGGTTCGGGTATTTTTAAGAGTCAAAATCCTGCAAAAATGGCAAAGGCAATCGTTCTTGCAACCACGCATTACAATAATCCAAAGATACTTGCTGAAATTTCCGAAGGATTAGGACAAGCAATGCGAGGAGATGAAATTCCGACCTTAACAGTCAAAATGGCAGAACGTGGTGTATAA
- the tnpA gene encoding IS200/IS605 family transposase, whose translation MTQKLYPHFNPEVHNINYHIIWIPKYRKPVLTGKVVEVLKAIIEGQCQEMSINNLALEIMPDHLHLFVGAKPTVTPFKIIHKLKGNTSIQLRRVFPDLKYLGYKQHFGKGFDALWARGYYCGSAGHVSQEQVKRYIQEQMGKSVFEYDIYGCPTHLKGQLKIGDFAKID comes from the coding sequence ATGACTCAAAAACTATATCCGCACTTTAATCCAGAAGTACACAATATCAATTACCACATTATTTGGATTCCAAAGTACAGAAAGCCCGTATTGACTGGAAAGGTTGTTGAAGTTCTAAAAGCAATCATTGAAGGGCAATGCCAAGAAATGAGCATTAATAACCTCGCATTAGAGATTATGCCAGACCATCTGCATTTATTTGTAGGCGCAAAGCCGACAGTAACGCCTTTCAAGATAATCCATAAGTTAAAAGGCAACACTTCAATTCAATTAAGGCGAGTATTTCCAGATTTGAAATACTTGGGATACAAACAGCATTTTGGAAAAGGATTTGATGCTCTCTGGGCAAGAGGTTACTACTGTGGCTCTGCTGGTCATGTATCGCAAGAACAAGTTAAGCGTTACATTCAAGAGCAAATGGGCAAATCTGTTTTTGAGTATGATATTTACGGATGCCCAACACACTTGAAAGGGCAGCTTAAAATCGGCGACTTTGCAAAGATAGATTAA
- a CDS encoding ATP-binding protein encodes MPNIQDIIRLLNPWWEGEIISEELAKRYKRSFFDKIQEYKKYKQIIILTGLRRVGKTTLIYQTIKSLLSEIDPKRIFYFNFDKEIDDLVELFENYKELTGVDYKKEKIFVFFDEITKFKKWAGELKLIYDSSPNIKFCVSSSSSINLEEEAVKNLAGRYFLMNITPLSFKEFLELTGKQKLVENHRLYAREIKKEFFSYLLKSFPETVSWDNELVIKDYLKTTIIDKIIRLDLPERFSNINKELLSKLVELFYKEPGFYLDYDNLSKNLRISKNTLYKHIFYLEFCYLIRIVKNFRPSTLSTSRKLQRVYPYWWNLAYCYGENNDKILESFVVSTINGKHYWRYLEKEIDFLKIEGRNILPIEVKNKENVEDRDLNALKLFMKKYKIKRSLLLYLGDKEIKEFDDKTIEFTSFWSWLLAQ; translated from the coding sequence ATGCCAAACATACAAGACATTATACGGCTGCTCAATCCTTGGTGGGAGGGTGAAATCATTAGCGAGGAGCTTGCCAAACGCTATAAAAGAAGCTTTTTTGATAAGATACAAGAATATAAGAAATATAAGCAGATAATTATTCTTACAGGATTAAGGAGGGTTGGAAAAACTACTCTTATCTATCAGACAATAAAGAGCCTGCTTAGCGAAATTGACCCAAAAAGGATTTTTTATTTTAATTTTGACAAGGAAATTGATGATTTGGTAGAGCTTTTTGAAAATTACAAAGAATTAACAGGGGTAGACTACAAAAAAGAAAAGATTTTTGTTTTTTTTGATGAAATAACCAAATTTAAAAAATGGGCTGGCGAACTGAAATTGATTTATGATTCTAGCCCAAACATAAAATTTTGTGTTTCGTCATCCAGCAGCATCAACCTTGAAGAAGAGGCTGTGAAAAACCTTGCTGGAAGATATTTTCTCATGAATATAACTCCCCTAAGTTTTAAAGAATTTTTAGAATTAACTGGCAAGCAAAAACTGGTTGAGAATCATAGGCTATACGCAAGAGAGATAAAAAAAGAGTTTTTTTCTTACTTATTAAAGAGCTTCCCAGAGACAGTAAGCTGGGATAATGAATTAGTAATCAAGGATTATCTTAAAACAACCATTATAGACAAGATAATCAGATTGGACCTTCCAGAAAGATTTAGTAATATTAACAAAGAATTATTGTCTAAACTCGTAGAATTGTTTTACAAGGAGCCAGGGTTCTACCTTGATTATGATAATCTATCAAAGAATCTAAGGATAAGCAAGAATACCCTCTACAAGCATATTTTCTATCTTGAATTTTGTTATCTGATAAGAATTGTTAAAAATTTTAGGCCAAGCACGTTATCAACGAGTAGAAAGCTACAGAGAGTTTATCCTTACTGGTGGAATCTTGCATATTGCTACGGAGAGAATAACGATAAAATTTTAGAGTCTTTCGTTGTAAGCACTATAAACGGAAAGCATTACTGGAGGTATTTAGAAAAAGAGATAGACTTCTTAAAAATTGAAGGCAGAAACATTCTTCCTATTGAAGTCAAAAATAAGGAAAATGTCGAGGATAGGGATTTGAACGCATTAAAATTATTTATGAAAAAGTATAAAATAAAGAGATCCCTTCTTTTATACCTTGGAGATAAAGAAATAAAGGAATTCGATGATAAAACAATTGAATTTACTTCATTTTGGAGTTGGCTGCTGGCGCAATAA